In Anopheles gambiae chromosome 2, idAnoGambNW_F1_1, whole genome shotgun sequence, a single window of DNA contains:
- the LOC1273570 gene encoding TBC1 domain family member 7, which translates to MADERNFRSTYYEKVGCRGVEERKSLEILLKEKPLNLTKLTQFCIRFTVPKIHRTVLWNSLLGVTPVYDKSREYVMEQRVAVYNDLLKALKIMRIVDENTPTSRVLYAMWLLEKKQLYLGRDITQESHFCNITKVLLEIFDNDIETYWMAKSLYDYSEEVSLEMGKLSDLTYTILEKEDSGLYIHLKSCDMLTALPLADWYRSFFAGVLSEPALIRIWDKICGGAIKIVVFVMIEILRMLRRRVLRCVDQKSLFECIDSIKNEQETADMIVNGAIELWQQNKGHEYIPQSKVKALS; encoded by the exons ATGGCGGATGAACGTAACTTCCGGTCAACGTACTACGAAAAGGTCGGCTGTCGGGGTGTGGAGGAGAGAAAATCGCTCGAAATCCTGCTGAAGGAGAAACCCCTCAATCTGACCAAGCTTACACAGTTCTGCATACGCTTTACCGTACCCAAAATACATCGTACCGTGCTATGGAACTCGCTGCTAG GTGTTACGCCGGTTTACGACAAGTCGCGAGAGTATGTGATGGAACAACGAGTAGCCGTGTATAACGATCTACTAAAGGCGCTGAAAATTATGCGAATAGTGGACGAGAACACACCGACATCGAGGGTGCTGTACGCGATGTGGCTGCTGGAGAAGAAACAACTGTACCTTGGCCGAGACATCACT CAAGAAAGCCATTTCTGCAACATCACAAAAGTGCTGCTAGAAATATTCGACAACGACATCGAAACGTACTGGATGGCGAAAAGTCTGTACGACTACTCCGAGGAGGTGTCGTTGGAGATGGGGAAGCTGTCCGACCTGACGTACACGATACTGGAAAAGGAAGACAGCGGGCTGTACATCCATCTGAAGTCCTGTGATATGCTAACCGCACTGCCGCTGGCCGACTGGTACCGGTCGTTCTTTGCCGGGGTACTGTCGGAACCGGCCCTGATCCGCATCTGGGATAAGATCTGTGGCGGTGCGATTAAGATCGTGGTGTTCGTGATGATCGAAATACTGCGCATGCTGCGCAGACGAGTTCTGCGGTGTGTTGATCAGAAGAGCCTGTTCGAGTGCATCGACAGT ATAAAGAACGAGCAAGAAACGGCCGATATGATCGTGAACGGGGCAATCGAGCTGTGGCAACAGAACAAGGGCCACGAGTACATCCCACAGTCAAAAGTGAAAGCACTCAGCTAA
- the LOC1273573 gene encoding endonuclease III-like protein 1, with the protein MRIFYSAAYRLFTTTMETKSPYFSPRKTRNYAKKEGLTLLQKATQGLNPQEKHASGKKPPARGFKAKDESNSAANGVAQEKPIKKVIKKRATNIRTDALAVVKNEIVIKEKSDETVVAPLQGNEKTPEKQPDTNGDVEGGNEMMSTSSATLPETEVKIKVEPVDDIETAPQLTSSVLEKTPIKREPAGADHSPIKRELENGNTDDSTVAKESKWEPENWRQMMENIREMRKAHLAPVDTMGCDQFTQDPGATEVPDRVKRYHCLVSLILSSQTKDKANHECMLRLKKHGLTPESIVATDSAVLQKLIYPVGFYKNKTRFIKEMSQILIDQYGGDIPNSIEGLLKLPGVGTKMAHLCMRSAWNIVTGIGVDTHVHRIANWLKWVPKETKNPENTRQALEKWLPYELWDEVNHLLVGFGQTICTPRFPRCNDCSNAPICPARGQQKIRSTPIKKEVKMEDLEF; encoded by the exons ATGCGTATTTTCTACTCGGCTGCATATCGTTTATTCACTACTACAATG GAAACGAAGTCTCCATACTTCTCACCGCGCAAAACGCGAAATTACGCCAAGAAAGAAGGCTTAACTCTGCTGCAGAAAGCTACCCAAGGGCTCAACCCGCAGGAAAAGCATGCTTCCGGGAAGAAACCACCGGCACGCGGGTTCAAGGCCAAGGACGAAAGCAACAGTGCGGCGAATGGTGTCGCACAAGAGAAACCTATCAAAAAGGTGATCAAAAAGCGTGCAACCAATATCCGCACCGACGCACTCGCTGTTGTAAAGAATGAAATTGTTATAAAAGAAAAGTCTGACGAAACAGTCGTAGCACCGCTGCAGGGGAATGAAAAGACGCCCGAAAAGCAGCCAGACACAAACGGCGATGTCGAAGGTGGGAATGAAATGATGAGCACTAGCAGTGCAACATTACCGGAGACAGAAGTCAAAATTAAAGTCGAGCCTGTAGACGATATTGAAACGGCACCACAGCTAACCAGTTCCGTGCTGGAGAAAACTCCGATCAAACGCGAGCCAGCAGGGGCTGACCATTCTCCTATCAAACGAGAGCTCGAAAACGGTAACACTGATGACTCAACCGTCGCCAAAGAGTCCAAGTGGGAGCCCGAAAACTGGCGTCAGATGATGGAAAACATTCGCGAAATGCGCAAAGCCCATCTGGCCCCGGTCGACACGATGGGTTGCGATCAGTTCACACAGGACCCCGGTGCCACGGAAGTGCCGGATCGTGTGAAACGCTACCACTGTCTGGTGTCGCTGATACTGTCGAGCCAAACGAAGGACAAAGCGAACCACGAATGTATGCTGCGGCTGAAGAAGCACGGTCTTACGCCGGAATCGATCGTTGCCACCGACAGTGCTGTGCTGCAGAAGCTTATCTATCCTGTCGGATTCTATAAG AACAAAACTCGCTTCATCAAGGAGATGTCCCAAATTTTAATCGACCAGTACGGAGGAGACATTCCCAACAGCATCGAAGGTTTGCTCAAGCTGCCGGGTGTGGGTACAAAAATGGCCCATCTTTGCATGCGCAGCGCCTGGAATATTGTGACCGGCATCGGTGTGGATACGCACGTGCACCGCATCGCCAACTGGCTGAAGTGGGTGCCGAAGGAAACGAAAAATCCTGAAAATACGCGCCAAGCACTGGAGAAATGGTTACCGTACGAGCTGTGGGATGAGGTGAACCATCTGCTGGTCGGTTTCGGACAAACCATCTGCACGCCGCGCTTTCCGCGCTGCAATGACTGTTCGAACGCGCCAATCTGCCCGGCACGTGGCCAACAGAAGATACGCAGCACGCCGATCAAGAAGGAGGTCAAGATGGAGGATTTGGAGTTTTGA
- the LOC1273568 gene encoding DNA-directed RNA polymerase III subunit RPC3: MSIQLGKLCSRIIEQHFGEVVRTVVDDLFASIAKPLSQIIRSTGLTKSEVCKSLAILIKFNMVGFSLNKARTGYEYRLHYDRIVMVLRYPRYVHLIQTKFGHESAVLMEELLRSGTQCASYIIVKSMSNVDGKDNNTLALLRDKFADLAQENYITRAPEPKPSDGGADLMELCHDIPNPFLMPELDLRVLKELHEGKPVKVPDEDVHWVVNVEQFHIDFRNTIMVTAIERLIDSNAGECMKYLLQLMRERTNPWEAVSNPIALVDLRQRCERKSQNVEMLRYLDQYISVMESNDYLSKFDTKGGGQFTVNVKRIFEQLTWACIENIIVEKYGSKAARIFRVVRMKKYVEQEDIQKEAMVPAKDAKLLTYKLLEENFLQIQTFRKPGGGNSGAPKSFFLFYVNQPQIVSMLLELSYKALYNSITRLTHDKTVNKRLIEKSQRLESIVETMKERGESEAYINEILETLTPPEQEILAKVKLRVKSLYSAEIGIDETIFMLKLYQEYQK, translated from the exons atgtcCATTCAGCTAGGAAAGCTATGTTCACGTATTATCGAGCAGCACTTTGGGGAAGTGGTGCGAACGGTGGTAGACGATCTGTTCGCATCGATCGCGAAGCCCTTGTCGCAAATAATACGATCGACCGGATTGACCAAATCAGAG GTATGCAAATCGTTAGCCATTCTGATAAAGTTCAATATGGTAGGATTCTCGCTAAACAAAGCCCGCACCGGGTACGAATATCGGCTGCATTACGATCGCATAGTGATGGTATTGCGCTATCCCCGCTACGTGCACCTGATACAGACAAAGTTCGGCCACGAATCGGCCGTCCTGATGGAGGAACTGCTCCGCTCGGGTACCCAGTGCGCCTCGTACATCATCGTCAAGTCAATGTCGAACGTGGACGGGAAGGATAACAACACGCTAGCCTTGCTGAGGGACAAATTCGCAGACCTGGCACAAGAAAACTACATAACCCGTGCACCGGAACCGAAACCGTCCGACGGCGGTGCCGACCTGATGGAGCTGTGCCACGACATTCCCAATCCCTTCCTAATGCCGGAGCTGGATTTGCGCGTACTGAAGGAACTGCACGAAGGCAAACCGGTCAAGGTGCCGGACGAGGACGTGCACTGGGTGGTGAACGTGGAGCAGTTTCACATCGACTTCCGCAACACGATCATGGTGACCGCGATCGAGCGGTTGATCGATAGCAATGCGGGCGAATGCATGAAGTACCTGCTGCAGCTGATGCGCGAACGCACCAACCCGTGGGAAGCGGTGTCGAACCCGATTGCGCTGGTGGATCTGCGGCAGCGCTGCGAACGAAAGTCGCAGAACGTGGAAATGCTGCGCTATCTCGACCAGTACATCTCGGTGATGGAGTCGAACGACTATCTGTCCAAGTTCGACACCAAGGGCGGCGGCCAGTTTACCGTGAACGTGAAGCGCATCTTCGAGCAGCTGACGTGGGCCTGCATCGAGAACATTATCGTGGAAAAGTATGGCTCGAAGGCGGCCCGCATCTTTCGGGTCGTGCGCATGAAGAAGTACGTGGAGCAGGAGGACATTCAGAAGGAAGCGATGGTGCCGGCGAAGGACGCAAAGCTGCTGACGTACAAGCTGCTGGAGGAGAATTTTTTGCAGATTCAAACGTTCCGCAAACCGGGCGGTGGAAATTCCGGTGCACCGAAGTCGTTCTTCTTGTTCTACGTCAATCAGCCGCAGATTGTGTCGATGCTGCTGGAGCTCAGCTACAAGGCGCTGTACAACTCGATCACGCGCCTCACGCACGATAAGACGGTCAACAAGCGGTTGATCGAAAAGAGCCAGCGGTTGGAGAGTATTGTTGAGACGATGAAGGAACGGGGCGAGTCGGAAGCGTACATTAACGAGATCCTGGAGACGCTCACACCGCCGGAGCAGGAAATATTGGCCAAGGTGAAGCTGCGCGTGAAAAGTCTGTACAGCGCGGAGATCGGAATCGACGAAACCATCTTCATGCTGAAACTGTACCAGGAATATCAGAAATAA
- the LOC1273575 gene encoding prostatic acid phosphatase, with amino-acid sequence MAGEFIGVELRSLTAALLLATLMVLGVSGTPNGTVSKDDGEGKLIFAHVLFRHGDRTPIDPYPNDPWKDPSHWTADWGQLVNAGKMRHLLLGKWLRQRYSSLLQDTYSNNEIYVRSTDVDRTLMSAEANLAGLYPPTGRDVWDSAITWQPIPVHTVTEELDSVLAAKKRCPAFDHALKVYRQSEPYHSYNASFEPVYRYVTEKTGRRYDSLSSLQNLYSALLIEELNNFTLPDWTKTVYPEPLRSVSAMTFAVKTNTTQLARLKMGPLVKEMLNRFRSKAKGTLKPNRSVWMYSAHDVTVASLLNALRVFELHNPPFAACVLLELRQPANGGQAYVELFYKNTTGEPYRLVVPGCDARCSLDRMFEIYDNILPQDWEAECQLSLLSMSYVEADLNSASSLIGVVLLTVVSLLVLLTVVAIAKRRNSLNSERWYLRIDG; translated from the exons ATGGCAGGCGAATTTATTGGTGTAGAATTACGGTCATTGACTGCTGCGTTGCTGCTGGCAACATTAATGGTGCTGGGCGTCAGCGGAACGCCGAACGGGACGGTCAGCAAAGATGATGGTGAAGGGAAGCTCATTTTTGCCCATGTT CTGTTCCGCCATGGCGATCGTACTCCGATCGATCCGTATCCGAACGATCCTTGGAAGGATCCCAGCCACTGGACCGCCGATTGGGGACAGCTAGTGAAC GCAGGTAAAATGCGCCATTTGCTGTTAGGAAAATGGCTACGCCAGCGGTACTCAAGCTTGCTGCAGGATACGTACAGCAACAACGAGATCTACGTACGCTCCACCGACGTCGACCGCACGCTGATGAGCGCGGAAGCGAATCTCGCCGGGCTGTATCCACCGACGGGACGGGACGTGTGGGACTCGGCCATCACCTGGCAACCGATCCCGGTGCACACCGTCACGGAGGAGCTGGACAGTGTACTGGCGGCGAAGAAGCGCTGTCCCGCGTTTGACCACGCGCTGAAGGTGTACCGCCAATCGGAACCGTACCATTCGTACAACGCCTCGTTCGAGCCGGTGTACCGGTACGTGACGGAGAAGACGGGCCGCCGGTACGATTCGCTCTCCTCCCTGCAGAACCTGTACAGTGCGCTGCTGATCGAGGAGCTGAACAACTTCACGCTGCCAGACTGGACCAAAACGGTCTATCCCGAACCGCTGCGTTCCGTCTCCGCCATGACGTTTGCGGTGAAAACGAACACCACCCAGCTGGCCCGCCTGAAGATGGGCCCACTGGTGAAGGAAATGTTGAACCGGTTCCGCTCGAAGGCAAAGGGCACGCTCAAGCCGAACCGTTCCGTGTGGATGTACAGTGCGCACGACGTCACGGTCGCTAGCCTGCTGAATGCGCTGCGCGTGTTTGAGCTGCACAATCCACCGTTTGCGGCGTGCGTGCTGCTCGAGCTGCGGCAACCCGCCAATGGTGGTCAGGCGTACGTGGAGCTGTTCTACAAAAACACCACGGGCGAACCGTATCGGTTGGTCGTGCCTGGATGTGACGCACGGTGTTCGCTGGATAGGATGTTCGAAATCTACGACAACATTCTGCCGCAGGATTGGGAAGCTGAATGCCAGCTGTCCCTGCTGTCGATGAGCTACGTCGAGGCGGACCTCAACTCGGCCAGCAGCTTAATCGGGGTCGTGCTGCTGACGGTCGTTTCGCTGCTCGTCTTGCTGACCGTGGTAGCCATCGCGAAGCGTCGCAACAGTCTGAACAGTGAACGATGGTACCTGCGGATCGATGGATGA
- the LOC1273567 gene encoding large ribosomal subunit protein uL16, with product MGRRPARCYRYCKNKPYPKSRFCRGVPDPKIRIFDLGRKKACVEDFPLCVHLVSDEYEQLSSEALEAGRICCNKYLVKFCGKDQFHIRMRLHPFHVIRINKMLSCAGADRLQTGMRGAFGKPQGTVARVHIGQPIMSVRSSDRFKAQVIEALRRAKFKFPGRQKIFVSKKWGFTKYDRDVYQKHNDEGRLVPDGCGVQFRNDHGPLVKWEQHQRNRLSA from the exons ATGGGTCGCCGCCCGGCTCGGTGTTATCGTTactgcaaaaacaaaccctaCCCGAAATCGCGCTTCTGTCGCGGTGTTCCGGATCCGAAAATCCGTATCTTCGATCTGGGCCGCAAGAAGGCATGCGTGGAGGACTTCCCGCTCTGCGTGCATCTCGTGTCGGACGAGTATGAGCAGCTCAGCTCGGAGGCGCTCGAGGCGGGCCGTATCTGCTGCAACAAGTACCTGGTGAAGTTCTGCGGCAAGGACCAGTTCCACATCCGTATGCGCCTGCACCCGTTCCATGTGATCCGCATCAACAAGATGTTGTCCTGTGCCGGAGCTGATCG GCTCCAAACAGGAATGCGTGGTGCCTTCGGCAAACCGCAGGGTACGGTGGCTCGCGTCCACATCGGCCAGCCAATCATGTCGGTGCGCTCGAGCGACCGCTTCAAGGCGCAGGTCATCGAGGCGCTGCGTCGTGCCAAGTTCAAGTTCCCGGGTCGCCAGAAGATCTTCGTCTCGAAGAAGTGGGGCTTCACCAAGTACGACCGCGACGTGTACCAGAAGCACAACGACGAGGGCCGTCTGGTGCCGGACGGATGCGGTGTCCAGTTCCGCAACGATCACGGTCCGCTGGTCAAATGGGAGCAGCATCAACGCAACCGGCTTTCGGCCTAA
- the LOC1273571 gene encoding esterase B1, with the protein MYAIRVLILSLVSIGVHSSYALPPSTFGEALASAGQLSNKLKETAAWKTFTGIARDSDSINSLVRIIPRTTMGFVRDVVSSFKRESRAIILTKNGALEGRLQQVKGGGSGSFYAFKGIRYGQAPVGERRFRAPLPEEPWKGIRSATREGSVCPHRNMILDNFKGNEDCLFLNVYSPELPIGEDSPQLPVMVWIHGGAFSFGSGNAFLYGPDYLVPNGVVLVTFNYRLGPLGFLSVGRDAPGNAGLKDQVLALRWVQENIAAFGGNPDDVTIFGQSAGSVSVQLLTLSPLSKGLFHKAIAQSGSVLNPWAIARDTKERAFKLAQLLGIRTNDTEELLEQLRRASPQKIVDAALKTLTAEDVRKSIGLPFVPSLENWTGEDASEEEPLIVEEPLELLKSGRYHHVPVIVGFNSHEAMLFMRRLRKDPNLLQTIDGDFERLIPLNLQLDRESDEGKEFAARMKRFYMGDRHVSNETVQEMMNLMSDVMFLHGITDYARLHASHNGLNSTWVYRFAYDGALGIYKRILGIDWPGACHGDELGYLFHFGVLNLRLDNTSPELQVMHKMTRMWSNFAKYGNPTPFGEDELLLGITWPSVIPNTMSELPYLEITGALERKNNPEAMRLQFWDEAFTKYNGNLL; encoded by the exons ATGTACGCGATCCGCGTGCTGATCCTGTCGCTCGTTTCCATCGGCGTCCACTCCAGCTATGCCCTGCCACCGTCCACGTTCGGCGAAGCCTTGGCCAGTGCTGGCCAATTATCGAACAAACTGAAG GAAACGGCGGCATGGAAAACGTTCACCGGCATTGCACGCGACTCCGACTCGATCAACTCGCTCGTGCGCATCATACCGCGCACGACGATGGGTTTCGTGCGCGACGTAGTTAGCTCGTTCAAGCGCGAATCGCGCGCCATCATCCTCACCAAGAACGGTGCACTGGAGGGGCGGCTGCAGCAGGTAAAGGGCGGCGGGTCCGGTTCGTTCTACGCGTTCAAAGGCATCCGGTACGGGCAGGCGCCGGTGGGCGAGCGACGTTTCCGTGCCCCGCTGCCGGAGGAACCGTGGAAGGGCATCCGGAGCGCAACGCGCGAAGGATCGGTCTGCCCGCACCGCAACATGATACTGGACAACTTCAAGGGCAACGAGGACTGCCTGTTCCTGAACGTGTACTCGCCGGAGCTGCCGATCGGTGAGGACAGCCCGCAGCTGCCGGTGATGGTGTGGATCCACGGTGGTGCCTTTTCGTTCGGCTCGGGCAACGCGTTCCTGTACGGTCCGGACTATCTCGTCCCCAACGGGGTCGTGCTGGTTACGTTCAACTATCGGCTCGGACCGCTCGGCTTCCTAAGCGTTGGGCGGGATGCACCGGGCAATGCGGGCTTGAAGGATCAGGTGCTGGCCCTGCGCTGGGTGCAGGAAAACATTGCCGCGTTCGGGGGCAATCCGGACGATGTGACGATATTCGGCCAGTCGGCGGGGTCCGTCTCGGTGCAGCTGCTCACGCTGTCGCCGCTGTCGAAGGGCCTGTTCCACAAGGCGATCGCCCAGAGCGGTTCCGTGCTGAACCCGTGGGCGATCGCACGCGACACGAAGGAGCGAGCGTTCAAGCTCGCTCAGCTGCTGGGCATTCGGACGAACGATACGGAGGAGCTGCTGGAGCAGCTGCGCCGTGCCAGCCCGCAGAAGATTGTGGACGCCGCGCTCAAGACGCTTACCGCGGAGGATGTGCGCAAAAGCATCGGGCTGCCGTTTGTGCCGTCGCTCGAGAACTGGACCGGGGAGGACGCATCGGAGGAGGAGCCGCTGATCGTGGAGGAACCGCTGGAGTTGCTGAAGAGCGGTCGCTATCACCACGTGCCCGTGATCGTTGGGTTCAATTCGCACGAGGCGATGCTGTTTATGCGAC GGTTGCGCAAGGATCCGAACCTGCTGCAAACGATCGACGGTGACTTCGAGCGGCTGATACCGCTGAATCTGCAGCTAGACCGGGAATCGGACGAGGGCAAAGAGTTCGCGGCACGGATGAAGCGTTTCTACATGGGCGACCGGCACGTCTCGAACGAAACGGTACAGGAGATGATGAAC CTCATGTCGGATGTGATGTTCCTGCACGGCATCACCGACTACGCCCGGCTGCACGCGTCCCACAACGGGCTGAACTCGACCTGGGTCTACCGGTTCGCGTACGACGGTGCGCTCGGCATCTACAAGCGGATACTGGGCATCGACTGGCCCGGCGCTTGCCACGGCGACGAGCTCGGCTACCTGTTCCACTTCGGCGTGCTGAACCTGCGGCTCGACAACACCTCGCCCGAGCTGCAGGTGATGCACAAAATGACCCGCATGTGGTCCAACTTTGCCAAGTACGG CAATCCGACCCCGTTCGGAGAGGATGAACTGCTGCTGGGCATCACCTGGCCGTCGGTCATACCGAACACGATGAGCGAGCTTCCCTATCTGGAAATTACCGGCGCGCTCGAGCGCAAAAATAACCCCGAAGCGATGCGGCTACAGTTTTGGGACGAAGCGTTTACTAAGTACAATGGCAATTTGCTGTAA
- the LOC1273572 gene encoding uncharacterized protein LOC1273572: MIPRTKVFVGSLPPATKPEEVRRLFENYGVVTECDVMNRCAFVHMQNQDMAESAIQALHNTTFKGVTIVVERGRVRERPPGGVGGGSMDSARGRPGAGPMRGSRGGMRSQPYGVGAGYGAARTPGGYGARANYGTGGGRYEGGYRNDAGYSSSNNAYGYGYSSNGGGYGSTRHSSSEDRRGFTLPSYPSDPSRGTYGSNYDGYSSYDGGYSSYGYDTTQASSSYQRWPSSAPATADSYSYAGGYSQASADPAAAVGQTTDYSQSYPSMSSSSSGYRSASGYGQPASGRRF, from the exons ATGATCCCG AGAACTAAAGTGTTTGTAGGCAGCTTGCCACCGGCGACGAAGCCGGAGGAAGTGCGCCGGCTGTTCGAGAACTATGGCGTGGTGACGGAATGCGATGTCATGAATCGGTGCGCGTTCGTCCACATGCAAAACCAGGATATGGCCGAGAGTGCGATCCAGGCGCTGCACAATACCACCTTCAAGGGTGTGACGATCGTGGTGGAGCGTGGCCGGGTGCGGGAAAGGCCGCCTGGCGGCGTCGGTGGCGGCAGCATGGATAGTGCGCGCGGTCGTCCCGGCGCCGGTCCGATGCGAGGCTCGCGCGGTGGAATGCGCAGCCAGCCGTACGGTGTCGGCGCTGGGTACGGTGCCGCTCGCACTCCGGGAGGCTATGGGGCACGTGCAAACTATGGTACCGGCGGTGGTCGTTATGAAGGAGGTTATAG GAACGATGCTGGGTACAGTTCCTCCAACAATGCTTATGGGTACGGTTACAGCAGCAATGGCGGGGGCTATGGAAGTACCCGGCACTCTAGCAGCGAGGACCGCCGCGGTTTTACACTGCCATCCTATCCCTCCGATCCGAGCCGGGGAACGTACGGTAGCAATTACGATGGCTATTCCAGCTACGATGGCGGCTACAGTAGCTACGGGTACGATACTACACAAGCATCCTCCAGCTACCAGCGATGGCCATCTTCAGCTCCAGCAACGGCAGATAGCTA CTCATATGCTGGCGGCTACTCACAAGCTTCGGCGGAccccgcagcagcagtgggacaAACTACAGATTATAGTCAATCTTATCCTTCCATGAGCAGTAGCTCCTCGGGATACCG TTCCGCTTCCGGGTACGGTCAGCCAGCGTCGGGCAGAAGATTCTAG
- the LOC1273569 gene encoding GDP-fucose transporter 1: MYQPLEKENLCTKYIRIAVVVAAYWVISILTVFVNKALLSGLKLDAPLFVTWFQVLTSSTICFTMSMLSKRYPRAVSFPEGNPFDRETFRKVLPLSILFTAMIATNNLCLKYVSVAFYYVGRSLTTVFNVLLTYALLGQKTSPKACLCCVMIVAGFWIGVDQESLTESFSLIGTVFGVLGSLSLSLYSIHTKRTLQHVNQEVWLLSYYNNVYSAVLFIPLMLINGEVQKVANYEHLFEGWFWGVMTIGGVCGFAIGFVTTLQIKVTSPLTHNISGTAKACAQTVIATSWYQETKSFLWWTSNVVVLLGSAFYTRVKQLEMDQTHREQMNSQKV, encoded by the exons ATGTATCAGCCATTGGAAAAGGAGAATTTATGCACCAAATACATCCGGATAGCGGTCGTTGTGGCGGCCTATTG GGTCATCTCTATACTTACCGTATTTGTGAACAAGGCCCTGCTGAGCGGGCTGAAGCTCGATGCACCGCTGTTTGTGACGTGGTTCCAGGTGCTTACCTCGTCGACGATATGTTTCACCATGAGCATGCTGAGCAAGCGGTATCCACGGGCCGTCTCCTTTCCGGAGGGCAATCCGTTCGATAGGGAAACCTTCCGCAAGGTGCTTCCGCTCTCGATACTGTTCACCGCCATGATAGCGACGAACAATCTCTGCCTGAAGTACGTCAGCGTGGCTTTCTACTACGTCGGCCGTTCGCTGACGACCGTGTTCAATGTGCTGCTGACGTACGCGCTGCTAGGCCAGAAGACCAGCCCGAAAGCGTGCCTGTGCTGTGTGATGATTGTGGCCGGCTTTTGGATCGGTGTCGATCAGGAAAGCTTGACCGAATCGTTCTCACTGATTGGCACCGTGTTCGGTGTGCTTGGTTCGCTCAGCCTGTCGCTGTACTCGATCCACACCAAGCGCACGCTGCAGCACGTCAACCAGGAGGTTTGGTTGCTAAGCTACTACAACAACGTCTACTCGGCCGTGCTGTTCATTCCGCTCATGCTGATCAACGGGGAGGTGCAGAAGGTGGCAAACTATGAACATTTGTTCGAGGGTTGGTTCTGGGGCGTGATGACGATCGGAGGCGTTTGCGGGTTTGCCATCGGCTTTGTGACGACGCTCCAGATCAAGGTAACGTCCCCGCTGACGCATAACATTTCCGGCACGGCTAAAGCGTGCGCCCAAACGGTGATAGCCACATCGTGGTATCAGGAAACGAAATCATTCCTCTGGTGGACGTCGAacgtggtggtgctgctcgGGTCCGCCTTTTACACGCGCGTTAAGCAGCTCGAAATGGACCAGACGCATCGAGAGCAAATGAATAGTCAAAAGGTATGA
- the LOC1273574 gene encoding uncharacterized protein LOC1273574, producing the protein MKLTIKILKGEEYSVETTEEATIQQIKEEIEKKSSIPVEHQKLLLVGKALADEKTVASYGSIVDGTKLTLVVKKPDPLRDVIYRHFKRYLQEEQSQRLTTKFMDDFEQKLHQLSLDDLEKIATEMLAKKGQNVTASDAV; encoded by the exons ATGAAGCTCACTATTAAGATATTGAAAGGAGAAGAATACTCTGTCGAG ACAACAGAAGAGGCTACAATTCAGCAGATTAAGGAAGAGATTGAGAAGAAAAGCTCCATACCGGTGGAGCAtcagaagctgctgctggtggggaAAGCGCTGGCAGATGAAAAGACTGTCGCCTCCTATGGCAGCATTGTGGACGGTACGAAGCTGACGCTGGTGGTCAAGAAGCCGGATCCACTGCGGGACGTCATCTACCGCCACTTCAAGCGCTACCTGCAGGAAGAGCAATCGCAGCGATTGACGACCAAATTTATGGACGACTTTGAACAAAAGCTGCACCAACTCAGCCTGGACGATCTGGAAAAGATCGCCACGGAGATGTTGGCGAAAAAGGGCCAAAATGTGACAGCTTCCGACGCCGTGTAA